A single Ursus arctos isolate Adak ecotype North America unplaced genomic scaffold, UrsArc2.0 scaffold_198, whole genome shotgun sequence DNA region contains:
- the LOC125280891 gene encoding ral guanine nucleotide dissociation stimulator-like, whose translation MDAELFKKLLPHQCLGSVWSKHNKPGSEHLAPTVWATVAQFNGVSECVITTCLGNPSMTARDRAMVVEHWIKVAKACQILQNYYSLNAIVSALQTVSIYHLKKTWEKVSRSNHLINLPPW comes from the exons atggatgcg gagctgttcaagaagctgctgccccatcagtgcctgggctctgtCTGGTCCAAGCAcaacaagcctggcagtgagcacctggcacccacagtctgggccactgtcgcccagttcaacggtgtgtccgagtgtgtcatcaccacctgccttggcaacccaagcatgacagcccgggacagggccatggtggtggagcactggatcaaggtggccaag gcctgtcaaatccTGCAGAACTACTACTCCCTGAATGCCATCGTCTCGGCTCTGCAGACTGTCTCAATATACCACCTCAAGAAGACATGGGAGAAAGTTTCCAG GAGCAACCATCTAATAAatctgccaccctggtga